The Glycine soja cultivar W05 chromosome 15, ASM419377v2, whole genome shotgun sequence region AAGCACTTATGATTCATAGGCTGAGGAAAATACTTGGAGGAAAATATCAGAGTGCACACGTGGAATTCAGTAAGCAAACATGTGAAACAAGGAGTTACCATTCATTGGGAACCAACACTTCATTTCTTTTGTTACACCAAATTAAGTTACTAACCCCAAAGATACCCCATGGAGAAAGGGACAAGAGAATATGACTTTGGCAGTTTGGCTAtaagttcttttaaaaaaaaaatacattatcttGGTATTGGTACTCAAGTAATACTATAGGGTAAAAGTAACAACTTCCCATTCTGCAATGAAGCAACTGGTGGTCTGCCTTCAAGTTCATGGCTTTTCAGATCTTTCATGTACtctgttattaataaattagagTGCAAGAAAATCATCAATTAGACCACGAGAACCCTTTAAATTTGACCATGCAAATAGCGTGAATTAGAAATCATCCTCTAGATACTTCAACATTAGGACTTGAGTCCCTTGAGCTCTTCCCTTTGTTACTTCGAATGTGAAATTTCAGTTCAGATGATCAAGATTAGGTGTAGCACATGAAACTCGGGTATTATCAGAGTTTCATGGCACAACACAAGGCTCTTGTTGGCCACATAGATTCAATGTAATTCATTATCAATACCACTGACCACCAGGTCCAGCTTGAGCAGCAGCCACTTTTCTTGCCATGTACTTTGGCTGCAGTCCATTTGAACCTTCAATCCCATCATCCTCTGCCCCCCTCTCATTTTTATAGCCTGGGTTTCTCCTAGGATATGAACAGCTCGATGCTGCATACTGAGCTGAAACAGATGGATTCCTGACCACCCTCCGCTGTTCAGCCTCGGCCGTCACTGCTACCCCACAGTTGTTGTAACGCATTACTGAACCAACAACCTTTCGGGGCCTTGCAGCAACACCTACAGAAAGTGAGCCACAAATGTAATGTACATTGGATTACAATAGCATTATGATACTTTAAATCTATAGGTAATATTAGAGGAGAATTATATTGTACTACCTTAAATCTATATGTAATACTACCATATTCTATAAGacagttttttcttctttttggaaATAACAGTACATATATGCAGCTAGAATAAAGAATATGATGacaaaaaacatcaaaacaatTAAAGAATTCCACAGCTCTATTTCAGAATTTCTTCTATACAAACTTGTTCCTATCAGCCATTCACACACAATTCCCACCATGTGGCTGAAGAAAGAAGTACATGTTTGCAAAGATTAAAAGAGAtgaattaaaatgaaacaagCTTCAGGAAGGCACAACACTCTTTATCAGAGAATGTCAGCCATGTGTATACCATAGATAAGAAGAACAAAAGGGAGACAGAGAAGGGGCAAAATATATACGAAAGTCAATCATCACACCTTGAATATTTTGCGGTGCTTGTAAAGGAAGCCTAGACATAGGGATAGCACTACTCCTTTCTATGGGTTGTTTCTCAACTtctttgatgcaacatttggaTAGATCATCTGCAACCTCAGATGTGTTCTGCATTGAGTGGTCTGAATACAACACACAAGGTCTGCATGCACAGCAACAAATCAGCAGAGTTGGCAATTCCAAAGCAGATAAAGGGATTTTTCTATATTGGAATTTGACAAGATAAAAGAACAATggacaaagaagaaaggaacaaTTCAAAAAAATAGTAACAGAAAATTGGGATACCTCGGTAATGATGCATGTTGCCTCTCAGGCGGAGCAACAGTTCCCCCTTTGCCGTAATGCTCCTCAAGATATGCAAATTGTTTCTTGAAGTGATCCACAGCACTATTCAAAAtacaatttggaaaaaaaaaacaagggggAAAAACCAAAAGCTAATGTTACACCTAACAGAAATTAGAGTAACAAAACTAGGCAATTCTAAAAtacatcaattaaaattaaatatgcttGAAACTCACAAATTTACAATCCCATAAATAATGAATTTGTAGTTAAAATTACATCTCAACAAACATATGAtgtaatttatttcaaaaaaagaaaattagcaAGCACACCAAATCGTAAGTATCCATATatcaatatttttgtatatctatctatgaacttagagggcgagccctggtgcagcggtaaagttgtgccttggtgacttgttggtcatgggttcgaatccggaaacagcctctttgcatatgcaagggcaaggctgcgtacaatatccctcccccataccttcgcatagcgaagagcctctgggcaatggggtacgaagttttttttatctatgaacttaatatgaaatttgaaaACCATGTGGCTTTTAACCTTGAGAAAAAAAGCCATGGAGATTGTTTTGTTCATATATGTTGAAGCTTGTCATGGCATTTTCTTTTGTACTTCTTcaataaatttgataattttagcCATAGCTCTACATTCAGAATATAGGAGTTACATCTAACTAAAAAGATACTGTATATATAGGCTCCTTAATgagcaaaaatgaaaattgtaaaACCAACAAGTGTCCAAATTTATGAACTGTGAAGTAACAATATCAGGTGAAAGCAACAACCAAATATGTTGTTCATGAAGTGCTAATGCGgtgcaaaacaaaaatttggaTAGAGATTTAGACAATACCTTGGATACATGAAACCTGTTGGCTCTGCTCCTTCTAGAAATTCCTTCAACATCTTCGGATGGTACTCCAAAGTCTCTCGGTATATAAGCTCTCGTACATCTTCCTTTGTTATCCGGCGTCTCTCAAATTCAAACTCCATCTTGGTAACTGGCTGAGCAGATGGTTCTCTCTCAACCTTTGCCAAGCCTTTAAAATATGGATCCGCTAGAGCCTAACATTATTATACACACGATAACCTATTAACCAGATGTAACAGAGAAAGTGAACAACAGATAGATGGACATCAAGATCTAACCTCTTCTGCAGTAGGCCGATCCTTAGGCTCAAATGCCAACATTCTTTCTAACAAACGAAGAGCACGGGGGTCTGCATGAGGAAACTTCTGCGAGAAAGGAACTGGCTTCTTCTTTCGCATGCTGCTCAAATATCTCCGAGCTTTCTCATTTCGTACCTATTAGTATATACCAAGGTTTCATTAAGTAACAAAATAGAACAAACAAAATTGCTAAAAGGAAGGGAAACTGAACAACAGACCCTAGCAATGGCTTCAAGAGATGGAGTTCCAAGAAGATCAGTCATAAGGTCTAGTTGATGAACAACATTCTTCCCAGGGAAAAGAGGTTTTCCGGTCAAAAGTTCAGCAAAAATGCAGCCAATGCTCCATATGTCTATAGCTGGTGTATACTGAAAAACAAAAGTTTATGACCAAATATATTTACAAAGTCCAGGATAAGATAATAAATCATTAAGGTACACAGAAGCATAGAAGCATTGTCCAACTTCATTTCACAAACAGGATCAACTTCCTGGCTACtgctttaaaatatgaaataaacaaTGATAGGTACTGATTCCTattgtatatttaaatattacaacCAACCAGAATAGACTTTATAATGtaattaagagtaaaaaatgACCCTAAACCAGTTGCTGATGTCTAAAGCATCAGTCCTGTATGAAATAAGAACCATTAAGAAGGATATAAAGGTCAACGGCTTGCCTATAGACACAACCCATAATAGAACATTACAACATCATTTCATCTACGTGGCCAACCTACTTAAGTGAGAAAAAGTGGTTGTACATATATTATTTAGTacagttaaaatttaaaattgctaTTTGAAACATTCATCatgaaaaatcaaactttttaaCTTAGTAAATCATATCAAGCAGGGGCAAATCATATTGGATAAAATTGACCAACGATCTTAAATAATAGTCATAACTTATATTGCACCTTGGAAAAAAAGGATCCACACAACTCAGGAGCCCTATACCACCGTGTTGCAACATAATCCTGCAAGCAAACAAACGGAATTAAGAGGTGATGAACTGAGAAAGAGAGCTATGTACAATTGAAGGTGATAGTTTCAGGGAAAAAGATTCATACTGTCCAGAAAATAGCAGTGGGAGTATCATTGAAAGCCACTCTGGCAAGACCAAAGTCACAAATCTTCAGTTTGCAGTCAGCAtttgctaaaatgttttttggcTTTAGATCACGGTGAAAAACATTTGCTACAAGTCCattaagaaattcaaaatcagcCACAGTGATCATATAATATATGCTACAGCAAGCAATCTAAGAAAGATTCCCTAACTAACCTGTGTGTATATACTTCAAGCCTCGTAGAAGCTGATACAAGAAAAACTGGTAATGTTCTGGTGTCAGATCATCATTAGCTTTGATGACCTGATGTAAATCAGATTCCATGAGTTCGAAGACAACATATATATCTTTGAATTCCCTTCTAGAAGGAGGCAACAGAATATGTTTGATCTCCACAATATCTGGATGGCGTAAAAGTCTAAGAAGCTTAATCTCGCGAAGAATGCGAGTGGCATCAGAAACATGTTCAAATATgtcattaattttctttattgcaACCTTTTCTCCAGTGTGTGTATCATATGCAGAGCAGACAACACCATAGCTTCCTTTACCAATTACTTCCTCTATTCTGTATCTGCTCCCTTCACCGTATTCAGTAAAGAAGTCCACCTCTACAGATGACTGCAAAAACACAACAAACCAAATTATTCTAATGAAGATACTAAGCAAACTCAAAGCCATACGTATGGTTAAAATGATCTGCAACATCCATATTTTTAATGAAGGAAACATAAGATTAGTGTCTAATGTTTGCATCCAACCATGAATAATAGAGGATAAAGGTAGCTCCAAGTTTTTAAAGATGAGACTGTTACTTTACCGTTAAACATAAGATAAGAGTCGTATTACAAAAAATACGGAATGTAAATTTGACTTGATCCTCTCTAAAAGTAATGAatcaaaacaaacatatttttggaGGTTTTAAATCCCACATGTAGAATTTGCAaggtataattaaatttcagagGGATAAAAgatgaattatgaaaaaagacaCGAAATTCGATATTAGTAATttagtaatattaaaatgaaatgaaacacAAAAGGGGAGATGCGGGGGCTAAAACAATCAACTGCAACAGTCTGCAGACACCATGGAAACCAAAATAGTAGACAACCAAATCTTAAACGACGGAAAAATTTCTGCAGAGTCTCTCACAAACCAAACACTACAGACTTAGGCATATGGCAGAGAAATATAGACATTTGCAAGACACTTTGTTTCTTCTTAACTAGAAACGGTTCTCATATCCACAagcaaaaaggagagaaaaaagtaGTGTCAGAGAAGAGTAAGAGCTCCACACTCGATGggataagaaaacaaaaattttcaatcaTGAAGAATACAAACACTATCCATATCTTATAGAAGCAGAACTCACAACAAAACACAGATTAAGctacatatatacacacacatctACATGTACATCAGTTAAGTAACTTTACCTTTTTTCTCTGATCAGGAAGCATCTTTGCAACTAAGCATAAAAACCCTTCAAATGATTTAAGCCAATAGGTGCATCCAACAAACCCCTTACCTCAACTCAAAACCCAGATCACCCAAACTCCCACTTCCACTCCGAAATCCCCAAAAAGAAAACACTAAAACAGAGAACCACACAAACACCAGAACGCCCCAGATCAAAAGGGGTGCTCAAAATGCAAAGCAAGAAAAACCAAATCAAAATGAACAAGTAAAGGAGAAAACTTTCAATTCAAACTTGAACGAagctcaacaaaaaaaaaaaaaaaaaaacagacccAGAATAGTTTAGCAGCGAATACAACAActgcaattaaaacaaaaacaaaaacacgtACTAGGATATCACtgtattagaataaaaaaatagggaACAAAAAACccccaaaaaacaaaaaggaaatgaagaagCTCTTGAAATGTAGCTGAAAAGGCCAAAGTCACAGATCAAGTTGGGGTGTGAATTGGTACAAGGCGTTGAGCTTAGAATCAGCGGAAAAAAATAACCTTGGAGAATTTGCTGCGGCGATAATCACTAACTCTGCCAAAGAAGACGAATAAATAGAGACACCGAACAAAGGGTGGAGCTTAGGATTTCAAAGCAGAATAAGAATCTTGAAATTGGGGAATTGAAGAAGCAGATTATGATGGAAAATTGAGAGTGAATAAAGGAACATAAACTTTTGGATCCCACACAAACCGCATACTTCGAGTTCAAGTTGAAGAAGGTTGTGGTGCAGAGCTTTAAGAAAGTGTTcgagacataaaaaagggatgaataataatatagaggaaaaatgaataaataataataatattctattattattattattatatgagaGTAATTTTAAAGGAAGGGTATTATTgcagaaaagttttttttttttttgggtgcagTATTGCAGAAAAGTATGAATGTGCCCTTGCCACTCAATTTTCCACTTCTTTTTTCAatgtattttttcaatttttagtttcCTCTCTCAACGAAAGATATCGGATAAGATATTATGTGGAAGAGGGAGGAGAGTGTTCCAGCTTGTGGCATTTTGTCTCTCAAAGTCAATAATTCTTGCTTAACTGGCTTGTGATTGATTCATTGAAAGAAAACATGTGGCTTGTGAtggttaattaataaataaatgataaataatgtaaaagaaaaggaaattaaaataaattaaaaataatgtcttAGTTAATctgtaagaaaaattattagtgATGGCATTAAGATAATTAACTTTAGCCATGAAGTCATGGGTTTAATTTTTAGTGTAGACTTCTGTggtcattatatataaaaaataactaaatggaaaaacttattataaattttcagtAATAATTTaagtagatttttttaaaaatatatatataaataataacaatataaaaagttataattgaGTTCACTATTAACTTCATTTTATATGGTTGACAGtataactgtttttttttttcggagaacAACAGCGTCTCTTTCCTTAGAATTGAGTCTTGGATGTCTTCATCaaagtcattttcaaattcatgttgcaaacttatgaaaaataataatcataatcctACTTATTAGAAGTCAAATGAACCAGCATAAATTTATGCTAAAAGtgattttcttttcataaaaaaGTTTAACAAACAAAACTATAGATATTATTGAATTTCCGAAAGAAAGTACCAACAACGTAGGAGTTGTATTAGTGCATTTTTGGAATGTTGCATGTTCAAAGTCATGTTTTTCTCAAAGCCtttgaatatattaaaaaattaaacatacacATACGTATATAGCatatgaatgataaaaaaaatatatagcatATGGAATTACTATGGTCACTGTTATATGTAGCGGAATTACTTTTTCattcgttttagttttaggtaTAATCTCTactttgaaaaggaaaaaaaaacatggactAATTTAATAAAGATATCCTTCCATCCGAGGCACCATATTTCAAAGCGAAAATTGGAAGTGACAAATAATCGGGACGAGAATATTGTTGAaggccaatatatatatatatatatatatatatatatatatattgggcaTAAGGCTAGTGTTTATCCATTTGATCGATATTCATGTTAAAACATATGTTAGGATTTACTAATTCCAAAGGGCATGTGCGTCACATGGGTTGGAGAGTTCTCTAACTGCGAATCGGTGCTTTTATTTTAggtataaaaaagtaatatgGAGACTCAGTTCTgccaaactttatcttttatacTCAGCTAAAATGCCTAAATCCAAATAATAAATAggatttttaccttttttttctattcgtGTGTATGTTTTAACCGAACTTGGGTGACATTTTTCGCCAAGTTATTGACTTGGATCCAAGTAGCTGATAAGTTTGATCCTAATGAGTGATGGTTTATAATACcagaaaaaaacttatttatttctacataattaaaaatgtgtACTATTACTTTAAGTGTGTATTTAACTTGGTTCACTCAAGATAATTACGTAAGTTTTTCGATAGAGATTAAAACGCATTTGACTATTTGCATAGTTATTGGAATTGTGATCACGTTCAATTCAATGTACTTCCACTGCAGAAGTAACAAAAAGTATACTTCTACAAATGATTATTGGAATTACAGAAACCACAATCTAAACGCACACTTAATCTTGGATGATATGGAAGTAGgtgataaagaaaaaatgtttgtttATTCTGCCCAAAAAATTGTGTCATGTTCGGTTATTAGTTCCCAAAGCACCAAAAATCTTAGCGGAATCATAATGGCTATCAATTCATTTAGTCAAGATTTTTCTATCAGCccaatccttaagaaaaactttaaaaaaggaaaggaaaaaagacGGCCAGAAATCATtttctgaaaagaaaaaagtttctgGTGGGGACGAAAATATGGGTTTCTTCTTACGCACTATGGTGTTGCAAGAGATGCCATGGCATAGTGGCAAATTCCCTAGGGAGAGATCAACGGATTGGTGAATTAGTTAGAGCCTTAGAGGGATTCCACGATTCCTACAAATACAATCAGGTACACCatcactatttttttcttactattttgaAATGTATATTAATTAGAAGCATTGTGAAGAACaacataatcaatttaattccAAAGAGAGAGAGGACAAGAAAGAAGTTCATTAAACGGTGATACCTGGACAGATTTAATATATGTAGAGATAGATAAGATTTCCCATGCAACAATGATAAATGTTTGTATTTCCGTTTGTTTCACATCATCTTTTATGTTGAACTATTTTGGAAAATGAACTACTAGCAGAAATCAAACAAATTATGAATGTCTTTTGGAAAATTGTAAACCAACATTGAACATGCACGCCAGTTGTCTTCAATCCAACACTGATGGCATCTCTTTGTTTGCTGTTTCTTGGAATTAGCaaacagattttattttattttttgcttttaaacAGTAATATTAACACATTTTATGTATACAGCTTTTTCCGGCtaagttttttaagaaaatttgtcttttctttcatttatacCACCTAAAATTTGggtaaattttctttaatttataatatatacttaAATGTTTTTGTCTTCATTAGagatatttttttgctttagtgtttataagaaaattatttattttcagaccccaaaatttataaaattcattcaCTTTTAATCTCTAACAAAGAACTACGATATTTGTTaaatgtaagaaataaaaataaatacatttttttaaaaaaaaaaagcttaaaagatgtatttttaaataccaaaaacatatttctaCCTTTTATAAGAACATATTGACTCCCTTAAATAATTTCATGTGTTTAGTCCCAttgataagaataaaaaaatggctAGCTCTTCCCTGCAATaatgtttgttattttatttggtcaaagtattaatgttattttaaatttgccAAACTGGGTTCAGATTTATGCGTACAATGGAACGTCGTGATCAAGTCCCCACAATTGTATTTgtagtttgaaaaaatattcGTATCATTTTCCTCCATTGATGATAACTCTCACGTGCTCTCCCAGATCCCTTTTTCGGCCAAATACTCAAGATCCCATGCATAATGAaaactataattattattagttccCAACTTGCTGGGTATATATATGTCAAACTTTTAACCAAGGCcagaataataaaagaaaaggaaaagcttTTGAGTTGGACGTTGAAACatcaaattaaaaccaaaactcaaatgtttgttttgttttgattcttcttttcttgtttttgtttttgccgGAGCCAAACAACATAAGTGATAACTAATGTGCACGGTTTTGTATAAATCCTCGTACATTCCATACgcatatttttgtgaattgAGAAATCATATTGCATGTCCATAGTTTAAAGAGAATTTCTTGAATTTAGCATTAAGATTAAAATGCAAAGCCTTTATATGTCTCCATTCGACTCCTTATTTGCATACTGTGATCCTCTCTACACATGAAGAAATATATTGAGCTTTGTACTATTAGCAGAAATCAACTGAACAAGGACGTAAAGCTATATTATCACTTAAAATGTATACTTGCACAGATTACCATTAAAATAAGTTATAGTTAGATCAAAATATATCATCCATTCACTTGCACGAGAAGATAATTTCTAAAGACCAATAGTTCAATATATTGTCATTTACCACATGATTTGGATGTgaatgaaaatagaaagaatcaaaattaaagaaaaaatggataaattttatattatttaaaataatagtttaataGTTATATATCAACCGGGTAAAGTAGTTTTATATtgtcaattaataataaattatcattaatataataataaatttatcatacataataatttaattttcaatattatatatatatatatatatatatatatatatatatttgaattaaattatttgttcaCATATTTAATTAGAGAGAGAGGAGAAAATAACATTTGATTATATAGATACTTTTTTatctaagaaataaaatataaatgaaaaacaattagagacacatgaaatatgaaaatttcCATTATTTctcttggaaaaaaaaaacaattacagaGCAGGTCAATTATTTTACCGTATTTcctactttatttttcttttctctcctcCTTGCTTGCCTCTCTTCACCAAGAGTTCCATcatttaaacatttaaaaaaggttaaattattgttttgtcatttaatttattttcaaaatctgatttggtcatctaattattaattaattcaatttgattatttaattcttaaaaacgATCCAATTAAGTCCTTCGATCTAATAAATGATGTTAGAATCTGGATGTAACGTCATCATACTTAGTGTTCATTTTAAAAGTGTCATTAAATGTATAAAACCGTCaccataataatatttattttaaaaaaatataatttttatatttagtgAGGCCGTCTCCCGTAAtcttatttaattgatttttctaattcaGCTATGAGTTCAATTTGAATTATAAACACCATGGTAGACATTAAAGTTCGTGGTACTTATCAAATGTGTAAGATCCTATTCAATATCAAGGTTTTTAAAGTTGGACGGGTTGGTTCAATCGATTGAACTAGGAACCGTAATCTGTTGGGAGATTCTAAAAAATTAGAACATTTCAAAATTGATAGAAATCAATCAAGAACTAGTCAAACAGGTATAAAATTAGTCAAAATTGATATTGAACCGGCATAAAGAATTAGGGTTGAAttggtgtttttaattttttttgttttttaaaaaaatatttaatctaaaACATttgtaagataaataaaaatatacttaaatatttcacattattagtttttattttataaaatattgttttagatcctaacttttttaattatatattaacttataacttaattattatataatcttGTATATATACCTTCACACGGGTTCTGTTTTAAAAGCCTTGTTCAATATATATGAtgttgattattaaaaaaaaacgaaatCATGTTCAGAATGACATTGCATCCATCCCAAATTTGTAAAAGCATAATCATGCAAAAGATGTTCCTCACATAATTTACTTCGTACAGAGATCAAAATTCCTGACCCCACAAAtatacaattgaaaaatgaaaacaaactaAATCTTATAAACTGAGACACATTAGAGAAACAAAGAACTAGAATTGACAATCCTATTTTCCCATATGTGAACTCAAACTCAAACCCTATCCCATCTTTGGCCATCGGAATAGACCTTTCCCATCGTACAAATTGATCGCCGACGAGTTTCTCGAGGTTGAAGCAATGGTGATGGATCCACAGAGAAGCCACGGTTGGGCTTTGGTAAAACAAGAATGATCATATCTACAAAAAACAGAAGACAACCATgtaaacatttttcttaaatctTCAGGATCTTTTACGAGATCTTCGTCAACGCCGCTGTTGAGTTCCACCATCAGGAGAACGTCAAGATCCGAGATTTGCGTTGGATCTAGTAATATAATTagaagatcaaattaaaaacaaaaacaataatttaatcttttaaaaaaatcttatatataacTGGATGAGAGGATTGCAAAACTAAAGGAAAAAACCAGTTAtggcttttgttttttgttagaGTTTAACCTCGACATCAATCCAAATATACTGTTAGAGTTTGACCTAATTGAACCTCATAAACctcaaaaaaaataacttatgaaaTGAGAATAAGTTTCCACttataaaatactattttatatcaCTACTCTATGAAACTTTCAATACACTATTTTGTATCAAGGATTAAACATCTCAATCATGAAATTTCAATCATGAAATTCGTAACGATCCAATAATAGTTGGCTAAATAGATCCAATAGTCagattttaatattatcttaaaatttaaacttgatCTAACTCAACCCATAAGTTAGTTTATGGAATGATAGTTTATGGAATGAGTTATCTCCCACTTAGACTTATTCAACCATAATAGCAAGACTGATTCAACCATAGCTAATACTGCCACGATGAAGAAATCCGTTGAAATTATGGCGACCAATTTGGTTTAGCAAACAAAACAAAGCACACCAGAAAAACATCTCCTGCTAATGCTATACTTGATAAACTACGGGTCTAACACATTGATCATTACAACCGGTGAGTTTCAAGAACTGAAATCAGAGCAAAATCTTCAAAGGAAACTAATTAAACTAGTAAAAGAAACCCAGCACTTTCCCACCAACATTCTTTCTCCTAGCTTCTTCATGATCCATGATGCCAGCTGAGGTAGTCAACACAATATACCCAAACTGCAACATTTGTGTAAACAAAGGTTAGGGTCAACAATGGAAACTGTGTACAAAGCCTATAccatgattaaaaaatttaggatACAGGCACCAGCTTAATATCGTATCTGTGAAATCATATCAGCGATGTctaaaacagaagaaacattaTACCAGAAAATGGTATCACAACATGAAAATCTATTGGCAAGCTGCCATCACTTTACACACAAATTTGAGACAGAAACATGAAACTGGATGAGAGGATTGCAAAACTAAAGGAAAAACCAGTCATGGCTTTTATCTTGATTTAGGATCCTACACAGGCTGAATTCGTATGTTAggagaatttgaaatgaaatcACTATTCATTTTTTGTGGGAAATAGATTGGGCAAAATACAAACCTGCAACCTGAGGCTGTTaggttt contains the following coding sequences:
- the LOC114387935 gene encoding mitogen-activated protein kinase 16-like isoform X2 → MESDLHQVIKANDDLTPEHYQFFLYQLLRGLKYIHTANVFHRDLKPKNILANADCKLKICDFGLARVAFNDTPTAIFWTDYVATRWYRAPELCGSFFSKYTPAIDIWSIGCIFAELLTGKPLFPGKNVVHQLDLMTDLLGTPSLEAIARVRNEKARRYLSSMRKKKPVPFSQKFPHADPRALRLLERMLAFEPKDRPTAEEALADPYFKGLAKVEREPSAQPVTKMEFEFERRRITKEDVRELIYRETLEYHPKMLKEFLEGAEPTGFMYPSAVDHFKKQFAYLEEHYGKGGTVAPPERQHASLPRPCVLYSDHSMQNTSEVADDLSKCCIKEVEKQPIERSSAIPMSRLPLQAPQNIQGVAARPRKVVGSVMRYNNCGVAVTAEAEQRRVVRNPSVSAQYAASSCSYPRRNPGYKNERGAEDDGIEGSNGLQPKYMARKVAAAQAGPGGQWY
- the LOC114387935 gene encoding mitogen-activated protein kinase 15-like isoform X1 produces the protein MLPDQRKKSSVEVDFFTEYGEGSRYRIEEVIGKGSYGVVCSAYDTHTGEKVAIKKINDIFEHVSDATRILREIKLLRLLRHPDIVEIKHILLPPSRREFKDIYVVFELMESDLHQVIKANDDLTPEHYQFFLYQLLRGLKYIHTANVFHRDLKPKNILANADCKLKICDFGLARVAFNDTPTAIFWTDYVATRWYRAPELCGSFFSKYTPAIDIWSIGCIFAELLTGKPLFPGKNVVHQLDLMTDLLGTPSLEAIARVRNEKARRYLSSMRKKKPVPFSQKFPHADPRALRLLERMLAFEPKDRPTAEEALADPYFKGLAKVEREPSAQPVTKMEFEFERRRITKEDVRELIYRETLEYHPKMLKEFLEGAEPTGFMYPSAVDHFKKQFAYLEEHYGKGGTVAPPERQHASLPRPCVLYSDHSMQNTSEVADDLSKCCIKEVEKQPIERSSAIPMSRLPLQAPQNIQGVAARPRKVVGSVMRYNNCGVAVTAEAEQRRVVRNPSVSAQYAASSCSYPRRNPGYKNERGAEDDGIEGSNGLQPKYMARKVAAAQAGPGGQWY